From the Clupea harengus chromosome 15, Ch_v2.0.2, whole genome shotgun sequence genome, one window contains:
- the pigh gene encoding phosphatidylinositol N-acetylglucosaminyltransferase subunit H, with amino-acid sequence MAVNQYTDVNGKPITFDSESHKDFCREFTISNAKLSLRTILIYTCIVWLLAYAVFFITENTVVLSSAIIVTLVSMVIGIHFVKVDRETLLIIRSLGVQVSSSFASGRECTTFIEMSKIKDIVINEAVYMHRVIYYLCILVKNPSDPEMISSVVPLFQSSKPRLNCLEQVYKACQEVLLQN; translated from the exons ATGGCTGTCAACCAGTATACCGATGTGAACGGAAAACCGATTACTTTTGATTCTGAGTCACATAAGGACTTCTGCCGAGAATTCACTATTAGCAATGCAAAGTTATCCCTGCGCACTATTTTGATCTACACCTGCATTGTATGGTTGCTTGCATACGCAGTGTTCTTCATAACTGAA AACACTGTTGTCCTCTCCAGTGCCATCATTGTGACACTGGTCAGCATGGTGATCGGCATTCATTTTGTAAAGGTGGACCGTGAAACGCTACTGATCATTAGGTCCCTGGGTGTTCAGGTGTCATCATCCTTTGCCTCAGGGAGAGAATGTACTACTTTCATCGAAATGAGCAAAATTAAAGACATTGTTATCAATGAGGCTGTTTACATG CACAGGGTCATATACTACCTCTGCATTCTTGTGAAGAACCCCTCAGATCCTGAAATGATATCCAGTGTAGTTCCCCTTTTTCAG AGTTCCAAGCCGAGGTTGAATTGCTTAGAACAAGTATATAAAGCCTGTCAGGAAGTACTGTTACAAAACTGA